The Metamycoplasma gateae genome window below encodes:
- the rpsC gene encoding 30S ribosomal protein S3, whose product MGQKVNPNGFRYGVTKAHNTVWYSDKANFANLLLEDQKIYDFFDKKVREYLIGNVQIKRNQAGNVIVYVYTAKPAALLGTNGDNIKALTLALKKQLKNKDLNITVDVIELKNPDLSARLLAENIAVKLENRGSFRLAQKFAIKSAMKAGAKGIKTSVSGRLNGVDMARTEGYTEGEMKLHTLRQDVDYAVARAKTTYGILGIKVWVSLGEILENGKSQASALENKNERKPRLVRKGGEKHASTKEN is encoded by the coding sequence ATGGGTCAAAAAGTTAATCCAAATGGTTTCCGTTATGGCGTAACAAAAGCTCATAACACCGTTTGATATTCAGACAAAGCAAATTTTGCTAACTTATTACTAGAAGATCAAAAGATTTATGATTTCTTTGATAAAAAAGTTCGTGAATATTTAATAGGAAATGTTCAAATTAAGAGAAACCAAGCAGGAAATGTTATTGTTTATGTTTATACAGCTAAGCCAGCTGCATTATTAGGAACTAATGGCGATAACATTAAAGCTTTAACATTAGCTCTTAAAAAACAATTAAAAAACAAAGATTTAAATATTACAGTTGATGTAATAGAATTAAAAAACCCAGATTTAAGTGCAAGATTGTTAGCAGAAAACATTGCAGTTAAATTAGAAAACCGTGGCAGCTTTAGATTAGCACAAAAATTTGCTATTAAAAGTGCTATGAAAGCCGGTGCAAAAGGTATTAAAACTTCAGTTTCAGGCCGTTTAAATGGTGTTGATATGGCTAGAACAGAAGGTTATACTGAAGGTGAAATGAAATTACATACTTTAAGACAAGATGTTGATTATGCAGTAGCAAGAGCAAAAACAACATATGGAATATTAGGTATCAAGGTTTGAGTTTCACTTGGAGAAATTTTAGAAAACGGTAAATCACAAGCAAGTGCTTTAGAAAATAAAAACGAAAGAAAACCAAGATTAGTAAGAAAGGGCGGAGAAAAACATGCTTCAACCAAAGAGAACTAA
- the rplN gene encoding 50S ribosomal protein L14, protein MLSEFSRCNVADNSGAKEVMIIKNLGGSVVRSTNIGDVVVVTVKKAIPNGVVKEGQVLKAVIVRTKRGISRDNGSYIRFDDNAVVLIKEDGTMRGTRVFGPVARELREKGYLKIISLAPEVL, encoded by the coding sequence ATGCTTAGTGAATTTTCAAGATGTAATGTAGCTGATAACTCAGGTGCTAAAGAAGTTATGATTATTAAGAACCTAGGTGGTTCAGTTGTAAGAAGCACAAACATCGGTGATGTTGTAGTAGTTACAGTTAAAAAAGCAATTCCTAATGGTGTAGTTAAAGAAGGTCAAGTTTTAAAAGCAGTTATCGTTAGAACAAAAAGAGGTATTTCTAGAGATAATGGTTCATACATCAGATTTGATGATAACGCAGTAGTTTTAATTAAAGAAGATGGTACCATGAGAGGTACACGGGTATTTGGTCCAGTAGCAAGAGAATTACGTGAAAAAGGATATTTAAAAATAATTTCATTAGCTCCGGAGGTTTTATAA
- the rplB gene encoding 50S ribosomal protein L2 has translation MAIKKFKAYTNGRRNMSSLDYQANLTGHKPEKSLLVALPSHSGRNNQGKITTRHHGGRLKRFYRIIDFKRYNKDGIEATVKTIEYDPNRSANISLIVYRDGEKRYIISPKNIKVGQKVISGENVDIQIGNNLPLSNIPEGTFVHNIELQPKQGGIIARSAGSSAQILGKDESGKYIILRLKSGEVRKVLGVCRATIGEVGNEEHSLVNIGKAGRNRLRGIRPTVRGSAMNPNDHPHGGGEGKQPIGRKSPMTPWGKKALGVKTRATKKSSNQFIIRRRKESK, from the coding sequence ATGGCTATTAAAAAATTTAAAGCTTATACTAATGGTCGTCGTAATATGTCTTCTCTAGACTATCAAGCAAATCTAACTGGGCATAAACCAGAAAAATCATTGCTTGTTGCACTTCCTTCACATTCAGGAAGAAATAATCAAGGTAAAATTACAACTCGTCACCACGGTGGTAGATTAAAAAGATTTTATCGTATTATTGATTTCAAAAGATACAACAAGGACGGAATTGAAGCAACTGTTAAAACAATCGAATACGATCCTAACAGATCTGCAAATATTTCTTTAATTGTTTATCGTGATGGGGAAAAAAGATATATTATTAGCCCAAAAAACATTAAAGTTGGACAAAAAGTTATTTCAGGTGAAAATGTTGATATTCAAATTGGTAATAACCTACCATTATCAAACATTCCAGAAGGTACATTTGTTCACAACATCGAATTACAACCAAAACAAGGTGGAATTATCGCTCGTTCAGCAGGTAGTTCAGCTCAAATCTTAGGTAAAGATGAATCGGGAAAATACATTATTTTAAGATTAAAATCAGGTGAAGTAAGAAAAGTTCTTGGTGTTTGTCGTGCAACAATCGGTGAGGTTGGAAACGAAGAACACTCATTAGTTAATATCGGTAAAGCCGGTAGAAATAGATTAAGAGGTATAAGACCAACAGTTAGAGGTTCTGCTATGAACCCTAATGATCACCCACATGGTGGTGGTGAAGGTAAACAACCAATCGGTAGAAAATCACCTATGACACCATGAGGTAAGAAAGCACTTGGAGTTAAGACAAGAGCAACTAAAAAATCATCTAACCAATTTATTATTAGAAGAAGAAAGGAAAGTAAATAA
- the rplV gene encoding 50S ribosomal protein L22, which yields MAQIVKASVKMQRISPRKARLVADLIRYKTATQALVILQTTNKKASSIILKLLNSAIANATNNYGLDATKLVVSKILVNDGPTLKRFQPHSRGRAYPILKRTSHFYIELIELNNELDMEAK from the coding sequence ATGGCTCAAATAGTTAAGGCATCAGTTAAAATGCAAAGAATTAGCCCAAGAAAAGCTAGATTAGTTGCAGATTTAATTCGTTATAAAACAGCTACACAAGCATTAGTTATCTTACAAACAACAAATAAAAAAGCTTCATCAATTATTCTTAAACTTCTAAATTCAGCAATCGCAAATGCTACAAACAATTATGGATTAGATGCAACAAAACTAGTTGTTTCAAAAATTTTAGTTAATGATGGTCCTACTCTAAAAAGATTTCAACCTCACTCACGTGGTAGAGCATACCCAATTTTAAAAAGAACAAGTCACTTCTACATTGAATTAATCGAATTAAACAACGAACTAGATATGGAGGCAAAATAA
- the rpsS gene encoding 30S ribosomal protein S19 — translation MSRSLKKAPFVDDHLMKKVVAIIDNKVPKRPIKTWSRRSTIYPEFIGLTFQVHNGHAFIDVFVTNDMVGHKLGEFAPTRTFNGHGADKAKGKK, via the coding sequence ATGTCTCGTTCATTAAAGAAAGCACCTTTTGTTGATGATCATCTAATGAAAAAAGTTGTAGCTATTATTGATAATAAAGTTCCAAAACGTCCTATTAAAACTTGATCAAGACGTTCAACAATTTACCCAGAATTTATCGGTTTAACATTCCAAGTACACAACGGTCATGCGTTTATTGATGTGTTTGTAACAAACGATATGGTAGGTCATAAATTAGGGGAATTTGCACCAACTAGAACATTCAACGGTCACGGTGCTGATAAAGCAAAAGGAAAGAAATAA
- the rplW gene encoding 50S ribosomal protein L23, whose amino-acid sequence MNINEVIKYPVLTEKSEIARTNKNVYTFVVDKRTNKVEVKKAVEFIFDVKVEKVNIINYDKKPARLGRFSGFKNAIKKAIVYLDEKSKIVLFADEAKEAKKALEAENAETKTEKVKEISDAEIKAAEKIKKAAEAKAKKSEKEEK is encoded by the coding sequence ATGAATATTAATGAAGTTATTAAATATCCAGTTTTAACTGAAAAATCAGAAATTGCCAGAACAAATAAAAATGTTTATACTTTTGTAGTTGATAAAAGAACTAACAAAGTTGAAGTTAAAAAAGCTGTTGAATTTATTTTTGATGTTAAGGTTGAAAAAGTAAATATTATTAATTACGATAAGAAACCTGCAAGATTGGGAAGATTTTCAGGATTCAAAAATGCTATTAAAAAAGCTATTGTATATTTAGATGAAAAATCGAAAATAGTTTTATTTGCTGATGAAGCTAAAGAAGCTAAAAAAGCTTTAGAAGCTGAAAATGCAGAAACAAAAACTGAAAAAGTAAAAGAAATTTCTGATGCTGAAATAAAAGCAGCTGAAAAAATTAAAAAAGCTGCAGAAGCAAAAGCTAAAAAATCAGAAAAAGAAGAAAAATAA
- the rplP gene encoding 50S ribosomal protein L16 codes for MLQPKRTKHRKMFRIRHDKTKAHRNNTVSFGEFGLKSTSSAWISARQIEAARIAITRRMGREGKVIIKIFPHMSKTSKPIGVRMGSGKGSPDQWFAVVKEGTVMFEVSGNQVDTMKDALRLGGHKLPVTWKIVAKESETTNEGEK; via the coding sequence ATGCTTCAACCAAAGAGAACTAAACATAGAAAAATGTTTCGTATCCGTCATGACAAAACTAAAGCACACAGAAATAACACAGTTTCATTTGGTGAATTTGGTTTAAAATCAACATCATCAGCATGAATTAGTGCAAGACAAATAGAAGCAGCCCGTATCGCTATTACTCGTAGAATGGGCCGTGAAGGTAAAGTTATTATTAAAATATTCCCACACATGTCTAAAACATCTAAACCTATTGGTGTACGTATGGGTTCTGGTAAAGGTAGCCCAGATCAATGATTTGCAGTAGTTAAAGAAGGTACTGTGATGTTTGAAGTTAGTGGAAACCAAGTAGACACAATGAAAGATGCATTAAGATTAGGTGGTCACAAATTACCTGTTACTTGAAAAATAGTTGCAAAAGAATCAGAAACCACTAATGAAGGAGAAAAATAA
- the rpmC gene encoding 50S ribosomal protein L29 translates to MSYTELKKKSVEELTKLLTELRAELFSLRFKNATRQLDQTHKINLVKKDIARTLTALNAKKEEGDK, encoded by the coding sequence ATGTCATACACAGAATTAAAGAAAAAATCAGTTGAAGAATTAACTAAATTATTAACTGAATTAAGAGCAGAATTATTTTCATTACGTTTCAAAAATGCAACCCGTCAATTAGATCAAACCCACAAAATTAATTTAGTTAAAAAAGATATTGCAAGAACATTAACTGCCCTAAATGCAAAAAAAGAAGAAGGAGATAAATAA
- the rpsJ gene encoding 30S ribosomal protein S10 — translation MAKLEIKIKAFEASLVDDASKKIVLLAKAEKANVSGPIPLPTRKEIVTILRSVHVNKKSREQFESRTHKRLIVLSNVSETLIDKAKRLELPAGVQISVKSVA, via the coding sequence ATGGCAAAATTAGAAATTAAAATCAAGGCTTTTGAAGCTAGCTTAGTAGACGATGCTTCTAAAAAAATCGTTTTATTAGCAAAAGCTGAAAAAGCTAATGTAAGTGGTCCAATTCCTCTACCTACAAGAAAAGAAATTGTTACCATTTTAAGATCTGTTCACGTTAATAAAAAATCTCGTGAGCAATTCGAAAGCAGAACTCACAAACGTTTAATTGTTTTATCAAATGTTAGTGAAACATTAATTGATAAAGCAAAAAGACTAGAATTACCTGCTGGTGTTCAAATTAGTGTTAAATCTGTAGCTTAA
- the rplD gene encoding 50S ribosomal protein L4 encodes MATVVDKYYISETFDKDRNISFNFKKAKEKVSGNFANFIDAVNEFINVSEKSENDTRVWFHRNGAYSGSVNLEKARIIANRVLEAHVENEKAIEFIESENLVDKAVSKSSKKEEASDLPKNVFGLEKIHTQSIFDAILVERGSKRLATHKVKSRGEVSGTGKKPWPQKHTGNARAGSLRSPIFVGGGRAFGPTTERNYNLKINKKARKNALFSALTMLANANSVLVREYELEKISTRALLVKLNEDNLINLNNILIVSSNEVVFKSARNLPNVNVSKVSSLSIEALVAADVLVISEKDVKFLEGMAK; translated from the coding sequence ATGGCTACAGTTGTTGATAAATACTATATCTCAGAGACATTTGATAAAGATAGAAACATTTCATTTAACTTCAAAAAAGCTAAGGAAAAAGTTTCGGGAAATTTCGCTAATTTTATAGATGCAGTAAATGAATTTATAAATGTTAGTGAAAAATCAGAAAATGATACACGTGTTTGATTCCACCGTAATGGTGCTTATAGTGGAAGTGTTAATTTAGAAAAAGCAAGAATTATTGCTAACAGAGTTTTAGAAGCTCACGTTGAAAATGAAAAAGCTATTGAATTTATAGAAAGTGAAAATTTAGTAGATAAAGCCGTTTCAAAATCTTCTAAAAAAGAAGAAGCTAGTGATTTACCAAAAAACGTGTTTGGATTAGAAAAAATTCATACACAATCAATATTCGATGCTATTTTAGTTGAGAGAGGATCAAAACGTTTAGCTACTCATAAAGTTAAATCACGTGGTGAAGTTAGTGGAACAGGTAAAAAACCATGACCACAAAAACACACAGGAAATGCTCGTGCTGGTTCATTAAGAAGCCCAATTTTTGTTGGTGGTGGTAGAGCATTCGGTCCTACAACTGAAAGAAATTACAATTTAAAAATTAATAAAAAAGCTAGAAAAAATGCTTTATTCTCAGCATTAACAATGCTAGCAAACGCAAACTCAGTTTTAGTTAGAGAATATGAATTAGAAAAAATTTCAACAAGAGCATTATTAGTTAAATTAAATGAAGATAATTTAATTAATTTAAATAACATCTTAATCGTATCTTCAAACGAAGTTGTTTTCAAATCAGCTAGAAATTTACCTAATGTAAATGTATCAAAAGTATCATCTTTATCAATCGAAGCATTAGTTGCTGCTGATGTACTAGTAATTAGTGAAAAAGATGTTAAATTCTTAGAAGGGATGGCTAAATAA
- the rpsQ gene encoding 30S ribosomal protein S17, whose amino-acid sequence MEQVVRENRRKKLVGTVISTKNEKTITVMVETYEKHPLYSKRFKVSKKFAVHDEKNEAKIGDVVEIQETRPLSKTKHFRLVEIKSHAIGGNENA is encoded by the coding sequence ATGGAACAAGTTGTTAGAGAAAATCGTCGTAAAAAACTTGTTGGAACTGTAATTAGTACTAAGAATGAAAAAACTATTACTGTTATGGTAGAAACATACGAAAAACACCCATTATACTCAAAACGTTTCAAAGTATCTAAGAAATTTGCTGTTCATGATGAAAAAAATGAAGCAAAAATCGGTGATGTTGTTGAAATTCAAGAAACAAGACCACTTTCAAAAACAAAACATTTTAGATTAGTTGAAATTAAATCTCACGCTATTGGAGGAAATGAAAATGCTTAG
- the rplC gene encoding 50S ribosomal protein L3: MKGILGRKVGMTQLFTSEGKLIPVTIVEVKPNVVTNVLTQEKNGYVATQLSLEDKKKSQIKKPEVNYFKQANTTPKRFVKEIRNMTGFNLGQTLDASIFEGGDVVDVTAISKGKGFAGTIKRWNQHIGPKSHGGGGGSQPIRQTGSIGDISGNRVWKGMTMPGHLGAEQVTIQNLEVVKSDADNNLLLVKGSVPGAKGALLVIKNAKKSVQKKAEIKLVNLKEALAKNEIFEQAKKYNLELNMEMSLKEMKKALEDAIANSENVEGDK; this comes from the coding sequence ATGAAAGGAATCTTAGGAAGAAAAGTTGGAATGACTCAACTTTTTACAAGTGAAGGTAAGTTAATTCCTGTCACAATAGTTGAAGTTAAACCAAATGTTGTTACTAATGTTTTAACCCAAGAAAAAAACGGTTATGTTGCAACACAACTTAGTTTAGAAGATAAGAAAAAATCTCAAATTAAGAAACCTGAAGTAAATTACTTTAAACAAGCAAATACAACACCTAAGCGATTCGTAAAAGAAATCCGTAACATGACGGGATTTAACTTAGGTCAAACATTAGATGCCTCAATTTTTGAAGGCGGAGATGTTGTTGATGTTACGGCGATTTCAAAAGGAAAAGGTTTTGCCGGAACCATTAAAAGATGAAACCAACACATTGGTCCTAAATCACATGGTGGTGGTGGTGGTTCACAACCTATTAGACAAACTGGTTCTATTGGTGATATATCTGGAAACAGAGTTTGAAAAGGCATGACAATGCCTGGTCACCTTGGAGCAGAACAAGTTACAATTCAAAACCTTGAAGTTGTTAAAAGTGATGCTGACAATAACTTATTATTAGTTAAGGGAAGCGTCCCTGGAGCAAAAGGTGCATTACTAGTTATTAAGAATGCTAAAAAATCAGTTCAAAAGAAAGCTGAAATTAAATTAGTAAATCTTAAAGAAGCTTTAGCAAAAAACGAAATTTTTGAACAAGCTAAGAAATACAACCTAGAATTAAACATGGAAATGTCATTAAAAGAAATGAAAAAAGCATTAGAAGATGCTATTGCTAACTCAGAGAATGTTGAAGGAGATAAATAA